The Sinorhizobium terangae genome has a window encoding:
- a CDS encoding UvrD-helicase domain-containing protein, with protein sequence MTDDAARSEAEARQKTVIGHKGECYVEACPGAGKTLTLVRRVISVSGTIGLRQGIAVLSFTNSAVDEFKEKYSSETCSSHLSFPHFVGTFDAFLNHFILMPFGTAGCADRPTIVDRWEGIMVSHGRSGVAAPPIPLHHFDGETGLLAANRHSVLTPAQAKVRSHYEAAAKRRLDGLRRKAMLAATAARKAAIEFLRENPARAKALGEAITARFVEIIVDEAQDCNDDDVYVLEWLRTHGAKLVVVCDPDQAIYGFRNGCSTNFASFARTLPSLVLNGNFRSSKTICAAAATMRATSRSTPDLAVGVDRDSPAVIHLVPYKDSTASKAAVGARFIELLDASKLPKENSVVLAHKRKLAARISGNTPPTDVKSDGLRRLAEAVADYHRPASSPRERSHTIKSTVRLLMATEGHDEDEVSSLRSISQTHERTREYYRKAVVLLEHLPPRCTGAVTIDTWLTMAKAEILRLTSVNATWKPRKSDWAASLTTGEDSVSGLPYATIHEAKGRAYDAVCVVVDGSSENVMEHWTQRASATSEALRVLYVGLTRARKLAVLAVPERHVHAVTEILKGSGVPHHVWAITRKPASTKRNIEQKIRVLEAAS encoded by the coding sequence ATGACCGATGACGCAGCCCGATCGGAGGCAGAAGCACGGCAGAAAACGGTAATCGGGCACAAAGGTGAATGCTACGTAGAAGCATGCCCGGGAGCGGGTAAGACACTTACCCTGGTGAGACGAGTAATATCCGTCTCTGGAACAATAGGCCTGAGACAAGGCATCGCTGTACTTTCCTTCACAAACAGCGCTGTAGACGAGTTCAAAGAGAAGTATAGCTCTGAAACTTGCTCATCCCACTTGAGCTTTCCCCATTTCGTGGGAACGTTCGATGCCTTCCTGAATCACTTCATCCTAATGCCGTTCGGTACTGCTGGTTGCGCCGATCGACCGACAATCGTGGACCGCTGGGAAGGTATCATGGTTTCTCACGGACGATCCGGCGTTGCTGCGCCACCTATTCCACTTCATCATTTTGACGGCGAGACGGGGCTACTAGCCGCAAATCGGCACAGCGTGCTCACTCCGGCCCAAGCTAAGGTAAGAAGCCATTATGAGGCAGCGGCAAAACGCCGGCTTGATGGCCTTCGTCGAAAGGCAATGCTCGCAGCCACCGCGGCCCGAAAAGCAGCGATCGAATTTCTGAGGGAAAATCCTGCACGAGCGAAAGCATTGGGCGAAGCAATCACCGCCCGCTTCGTAGAAATCATCGTTGACGAGGCGCAGGACTGCAATGACGATGACGTCTACGTATTGGAATGGCTAAGAACACATGGCGCAAAACTCGTCGTTGTGTGCGACCCGGATCAAGCGATTTATGGGTTCCGAAACGGCTGCTCCACCAATTTTGCGTCCTTTGCCAGGACGCTCCCTTCTCTGGTATTGAACGGTAACTTTCGCAGTTCCAAAACAATCTGCGCTGCCGCCGCCACAATGCGCGCGACCAGTCGCAGCACCCCTGATCTGGCCGTTGGCGTAGATCGCGACTCTCCCGCAGTCATACATCTCGTGCCATATAAAGATTCCACCGCATCGAAAGCTGCAGTTGGAGCCAGATTTATTGAGCTTCTCGACGCATCCAAGCTGCCTAAAGAAAACAGCGTAGTCCTAGCCCACAAGCGTAAACTAGCCGCGCGCATCTCAGGAAATACCCCGCCAACGGACGTTAAGAGTGACGGGCTAAGGCGGTTAGCTGAAGCCGTTGCGGACTACCATCGACCTGCAAGCTCGCCTCGTGAACGGTCGCACACGATCAAATCCACCGTCAGACTCCTCATGGCGACGGAAGGACATGACGAGGATGAAGTCTCTAGCCTTCGTTCAATTTCGCAAACTCACGAGCGGACGCGGGAATACTACCGGAAAGCCGTTGTACTTCTTGAACATTTGCCCCCTCGCTGCACGGGCGCGGTAACGATCGATACATGGCTGACCATGGCAAAAGCTGAAATACTCAGGTTGACAAGCGTAAATGCGACTTGGAAGCCTCGCAAAAGCGATTGGGCCGCTTCGCTGACAACGGGCGAAGATAGCGTCAGCGGCCTCCCCTATGCCACGATTCATGAAGCCAAAGGCCGGGCCTATGATGCGGTCTGCGTCGTGGTCGATGGATCATCGGAAAACGTCATGGAACACTGGACGCAACGGGCCTCGGCAACGTCCGAGGCTCTCCGTGTGCTTTATGTTGGTCTGACAAGGGCACGGAAGCTCGCCGTCCTGGCTGTCCCGGAAAGACACGTACATGCCGTCACAGAAATTCTGAAGGGGTCTGGTGTTCCCCACCATGTTTGGGCAATCACTCGAAAACCCGCCTCCACAAAGCGCAACATCGAGCAAAAAATACGAGTCTTAGAAGCGGCTTCTTGA